One window of the Pseudomonas sp. S04 genome contains the following:
- a CDS encoding LuxR C-terminal-related transcriptional regulator, whose protein sequence is MTAMTTCLDRPGLLPRLSSHHQPRERLVAPLLASTARVRLLCAPAGSGKSALFAECLLQAPATCTVHWLALNGVASSPEEFSRAVAQALGLVVDNEAQLLACLARWQTPTWLFLDDYCRVPAPQLDALLDRLLTHSSPALTWWLGGRRRPHCNWPRLLLNDDLYEGAGPELAFSRGEIQQLIVQLPHSLCANASERIFQRSGGWCASVRVALQDGNGRSASELKEGRSAIMLDYLQHELFSGLAPELVEAWRVLAHLPRFNLGLCEHLFGAGEGGHLMRTLQELGCFIEPWEDSAEWLQVFAPVAQLVRDEAWEAGRSWHRRACQWFVAGQDWQAAFEQALLADEYEMAISLLQHFGFEHLFQQHNVVLLLRLYEQQGADLLLCSAQLVGLITAALLFAGRFEEAGLCIEHMARFAPQPSAAQQRELVARWQAQQGWLLHLQGRMAPARGHFLEALEDLPVSAWPARLLCLSGLTQQALLRGELDVAQALNREALCLARAQGALLFEGLLELDHAQLLEQRGAPHRAESLLSGIHQLLCQHARSATPLLGRIALRRGRLALCQGQEARAIEFFESGLEACLRSHDKRVLYGYLGLAHVAANQGDFAQAFIHLRDAERMMQRRHIPDTVYRGVLLQVSSHFWLQQGRPELAHEALTRVLRHYHGPQARQAPPASLELIPRLEYLLVVAQVYLHQASQPLAQLNAQLLQARQCGMLGLETVLQLSVAQVAWLLGQPVEARAALQAAQVLVERCNLHQALAELQRSLPCLFVAPQTQATTPEPAPACVRDNPLSQREIEVLSLIAQGNSNLQIAEQLFISLHTVKTHARRINGKLAVERRTQAVAKAKALGFFA, encoded by the coding sequence ATGACTGCCATGACGACGTGTCTGGACCGTCCTGGACTTCTGCCTCGCTTGTCTTCCCATCATCAACCTCGCGAGCGACTGGTCGCGCCTTTGCTGGCCTCGACGGCCCGGGTGAGGTTGCTCTGCGCGCCGGCAGGCAGCGGCAAGAGCGCGTTGTTCGCCGAGTGCCTGTTGCAGGCCCCGGCGACTTGTACGGTGCACTGGCTGGCGTTGAATGGGGTCGCCTCGAGTCCTGAGGAGTTTTCTCGGGCGGTGGCCCAGGCACTCGGGTTGGTGGTCGACAACGAGGCGCAGTTGCTGGCCTGCCTGGCTCGTTGGCAGACACCCACCTGGTTGTTTCTGGATGACTACTGCCGTGTGCCCGCCCCGCAGCTCGATGCCCTGCTCGATCGCCTGTTGACCCATAGCAGCCCGGCCCTGACCTGGTGGCTGGGTGGGCGTAGGCGGCCGCACTGCAACTGGCCACGCTTATTGCTCAACGATGACCTGTACGAGGGCGCCGGCCCCGAGCTGGCGTTCAGTCGTGGCGAAATCCAGCAATTGATCGTCCAGCTTCCCCATTCGTTGTGCGCCAATGCCAGCGAACGGATCTTCCAGCGCAGCGGTGGCTGGTGTGCCAGCGTGCGCGTGGCTTTGCAAGATGGTAACGGCCGCAGTGCCAGCGAGCTCAAGGAGGGGCGCTCGGCGATCATGCTCGATTACCTGCAGCATGAGCTGTTCAGCGGCTTGGCACCGGAGTTGGTCGAAGCCTGGCGAGTGCTGGCCCATCTGCCGCGATTTAACCTGGGGTTGTGCGAGCATTTGTTCGGCGCGGGCGAGGGTGGGCACTTGATGCGAACCCTGCAGGAGTTGGGGTGTTTCATCGAACCCTGGGAAGACTCCGCCGAGTGGCTGCAGGTCTTTGCTCCGGTGGCGCAACTGGTGCGCGATGAGGCCTGGGAAGCCGGTCGCTCATGGCATCGGCGGGCCTGCCAGTGGTTCGTCGCTGGGCAAGACTGGCAGGCGGCGTTCGAACAGGCGTTGTTGGCCGACGAATACGAAATGGCTATCAGTCTGTTGCAACACTTTGGCTTCGAACATTTGTTCCAGCAGCACAACGTGGTGTTGCTGCTGCGCCTATATGAGCAGCAAGGCGCGGATTTGCTGCTGTGCAGTGCGCAACTGGTCGGGTTGATCACGGCTGCCTTGCTGTTTGCCGGGCGCTTCGAAGAGGCTGGCCTGTGCATCGAGCACATGGCGCGTTTTGCGCCGCAGCCGTCCGCCGCACAGCAGCGCGAACTGGTGGCGCGGTGGCAGGCGCAACAGGGTTGGCTGCTGCACTTGCAGGGGCGGATGGCGCCGGCCCGCGGGCATTTTCTCGAAGCCCTGGAGGACCTGCCGGTCAGCGCCTGGCCCGCTCGCTTGCTGTGTTTATCCGGCCTGACCCAACAGGCCTTGCTGCGTGGCGAGCTGGATGTCGCGCAGGCGCTCAATCGCGAGGCGCTGTGCCTGGCGCGAGCCCAGGGGGCGTTGCTGTTCGAGGGCCTGCTGGAGCTCGATCACGCTCAGTTGCTCGAGCAGCGCGGTGCGCCCCATCGCGCGGAAAGCCTGTTGAGCGGCATTCACCAGTTGCTGTGCCAGCACGCCAGGTCCGCCACCCCGTTGCTGGGGCGAATTGCCCTGCGGCGCGGTCGGTTGGCGTTGTGCCAGGGGCAGGAGGCACGGGCCATCGAGTTTTTCGAAAGCGGGCTCGAGGCCTGTTTGCGCAGTCACGACAAGCGTGTGCTGTATGGCTACCTGGGCCTGGCGCACGTGGCCGCCAACCAGGGGGATTTCGCCCAGGCTTTTATCCATTTGCGCGACGCCGAACGCATGATGCAGCGCCGGCATATTCCCGACACGGTGTATCGCGGGGTACTGCTGCAAGTCAGCAGTCACTTCTGGTTGCAACAGGGGCGCCCGGAACTGGCTCACGAAGCCCTGACCCGGGTGCTGCGCCATTACCACGGCCCGCAGGCCCGACAGGCCCCGCCGGCGAGCCTGGAACTGATTCCGCGCCTGGAATACCTGTTGGTCGTCGCCCAGGTGTATCTGCACCAGGCCTCACAGCCGTTGGCGCAGCTCAATGCCCAACTGCTGCAGGCGCGTCAATGCGGGATGCTGGGGCTGGAAACCGTGCTGCAACTGAGCGTGGCGCAGGTGGCGTGGCTGTTGGGCCAGCCCGTCGAGGCCAGGGCGGCGCTGCAGGCTGCGCAGGTGCTGGTCGAACGCTGCAACCTGCATCAGGCACTGGCAGAGTTGCAACGCAGCCTGCCGTGCTTGTTTGTTGCGCCGCAGACCCAGGCGACAACACCGGAGCCGGCGCCGGCGTGCGTTCGCGACAATCCCCTGAGTCAGCGCGAAATAGAAGTGCTGAGCCTGATCGCCCAAGGCAACTCCAACCTGCAAATCGCCGAGCAGTTGTTCATTTCCCTGCACACGGTCAAGACCCACGCCCGGCGGATCAACGGCAAGTTGGCGGTCGAGCGGCGCACCCAGGCCGTGGCAAAGGCCAAGGCGCTGGGCTTTTTCGCCTGA
- a CDS encoding IclR family transcriptional regulator: protein MEKPRATSDSNGKQKVRSAEVGTDILKALAELSPSTSLSRLAEHVQMPASKVHRYLQALIASGFAEQNAATNHYGLGREALRVGLAALNSMDVLKVAALPLSELRDELNETCFLAVWGNQGATVVHIEPAVRAVTVVTQLGSVLPLLSSSTGLVFSAYLPHRETAELREQEVGAAQSHPLASEQAYASLCEQIRGRGLHHVHGLLMPGVDALSAPVFNAVGQVAAVLTIVGPTSLFHADENGPAAQRLLAATRAVSWRMGHDGGTHPA from the coding sequence ATGGAAAAGCCGCGCGCCACCAGCGACAGCAACGGTAAACAGAAAGTCCGCTCGGCTGAGGTGGGCACCGACATCCTCAAGGCCCTCGCCGAGCTGTCGCCCTCGACCTCGTTGTCGCGCCTGGCCGAACATGTGCAGATGCCGGCGAGCAAGGTGCACCGCTACCTGCAGGCGCTGATTGCCAGCGGTTTCGCCGAGCAGAACGCCGCCACCAATCACTACGGCCTGGGACGCGAGGCCCTGCGTGTCGGCCTGGCCGCACTGAACAGTATGGACGTGCTGAAAGTCGCCGCCCTGCCCCTCTCGGAGCTGCGCGACGAACTGAACGAGACCTGCTTCCTCGCGGTCTGGGGCAACCAGGGCGCGACCGTGGTGCATATCGAGCCGGCGGTGCGGGCAGTCACGGTGGTGACCCAACTCGGCTCGGTCCTGCCGCTGTTGAGTTCGTCCACAGGACTGGTATTCAGCGCCTACCTGCCCCACCGCGAAACCGCCGAGTTGCGTGAGCAGGAAGTCGGCGCAGCCCAGTCCCATCCACTGGCCAGTGAACAGGCCTACGCCAGTTTGTGCGAACAGATTCGCGGACGCGGCCTGCACCATGTGCACGGTTTGCTGATGCCGGGGGTGGATGCGCTTTCGGCACCGGTGTTCAACGCCGTCGGGCAGGTCGCCGCAGTGCTGACCATCGTCGGTCCGACCTCATTGTTCCATGCCGACGAAAACGGCCCGGCCGCCCAGCGCCTGCTGGCCGCGACTCGGGCCGTAAGCTGGCGCATGGGGCATGACGGCGGCACCCACCCGGCCTGA
- the hmgA gene encoding homogentisate 1,2-dioxygenase has product MNLDSTAPALAYQSGFGNEFSSEALPGALPVGQNSPQKAPYGLYTELFSGTAFTMVRSEARRTWMYRIQPSANHPAFVKLERQLAGGPLGEVTPNRLRWNPLAIPAEPTDFIDGLVSMAANSGSEKPAGISIYHYGANRSMERVFFNADGEWLLVPQAGRLRIATELGVLELAPLEIAVLPRGLKFRIELLDPQARGYLAENHGAPLRLPDLGPIGSNGLANPRDFLTPVAHYEDLQQPTTLVQKFLGELWACELDHSPLNVVAWHGNNVPYKYDLRRFNTIGTVSFDHPDPSIFTVLTSPTSVHGLANLDFVIFPPRWMVAENTFRPPWFHRNLMNEFMGLIQGEYDAKAEGFLPGGASLHSCMSAHGPDGETCTKAINAELAPSKIDNTMAFMFETSQVLRPSRFALDCPQLQNTYDACWASLPATFNPNRR; this is encoded by the coding sequence ATGAACCTCGATTCAACGGCGCCAGCGCTGGCTTACCAGTCAGGCTTTGGCAACGAATTTTCCAGCGAGGCCCTGCCCGGCGCCTTGCCCGTCGGCCAGAACTCGCCACAAAAAGCCCCTTACGGCCTCTACACCGAACTGTTCTCCGGCACCGCGTTCACCATGGTGCGCAGCGAAGCGCGGCGGACCTGGATGTACCGCATCCAGCCCTCGGCCAATCACCCGGCATTCGTCAAGCTGGAACGGCAGTTGGCCGGTGGCCCGCTGGGCGAGGTCACGCCCAACCGCCTGCGTTGGAACCCCTTGGCCATTCCTGCCGAGCCGACCGACTTCATTGACGGCCTGGTGAGCATGGCGGCCAACTCGGGGTCGGAGAAACCGGCCGGCATCAGCATCTATCACTACGGCGCCAATCGCTCGATGGAGCGGGTGTTCTTCAACGCCGATGGCGAGTGGTTGCTGGTACCGCAGGCGGGGCGTTTGCGCATCGCCACCGAGCTCGGAGTGCTGGAGCTTGCGCCGCTGGAAATCGCCGTGCTGCCACGTGGCCTGAAATTTCGTATCGAGCTGCTCGATCCGCAGGCTCGTGGCTACCTGGCGGAGAACCATGGCGCGCCTCTGCGCCTGCCGGACCTGGGGCCGATTGGCAGCAATGGCCTGGCCAACCCGCGAGACTTCCTGACCCCGGTCGCGCACTACGAAGACCTCCAGCAACCGACCACCCTGGTGCAGAAATTCCTCGGTGAGTTGTGGGCCTGCGAGCTCGATCATTCGCCATTGAACGTGGTGGCCTGGCACGGCAATAACGTGCCGTACAAGTACGACCTGCGACGGTTCAACACCATCGGCACGGTGAGCTTCGATCACCCGGACCCGTCGATCTTCACCGTGTTGACCTCGCCGACCAGTGTCCACGGCCTGGCCAACCTCGACTTTGTGATCTTCCCTCCGCGCTGGATGGTGGCCGAGAACACCTTCCGTCCACCTTGGTTCCACCGCAACCTGATGAACGAGTTCATGGGCCTGATCCAGGGTGAATACGACGCCAAGGCCGAAGGCTTCCTGCCCGGCGGTGCGTCCTTGCACAGCTGCATGAGCGCCCATGGCCCGGACGGCGAAACCTGTACCAAGGCGATCAACGCCGAGCTGGCGCCGAGCAAGATCGACAACACCATGGCCTTTATGTTCGAGACCAGCCAGGTGCTGCGCCCAAGCCGCTTCGCCCTCGATTGCCCGCAACTGCAAAACACTTACGATGCTTGCTGGGCCTCGCTGCCCGCCACTTTCAACCCGAACCGGAGATAA
- the fahA gene encoding fumarylacetoacetase, with the protein MTQTTPTRSWVACANGHADFPLQNLPLGVFSTQGSAPRSGVAIGEQIFDLEAALDAGLFDGAARTAVQATRGGQLNAFFELGRGPRVALRERLLELLAEGSTLRGKIEAQGAKLLHLAADCQMHLPARINDYTDFYVGIEHAQNVGKLFRPDNPLLPNYKYVPIGYHGRASTIRPSGTEVRRPKGQTLPAGQSEPTFGPCARLDYELELGIWIGQGNAMGDSIAIGDAAEHIAGFCLLNDWSARDIQAWEYQPLGPFLSKSFITSISPWVVTAEALEPFRLAQPARPQGDPQPLPYLLDNRDQAAGAFDIELEVLLLTEAMREQNLPAHRLTLSNTQHMYWTVAQMVAHHSVNGCQLQAGDLFGSGTLSGPESGQFGSLLEITEGGKKPIELASGEVRKFLEDGDEIILRARCSRDGFASIGFGECRGKILPAR; encoded by the coding sequence ATGACCCAGACCACCCCCACTCGTAGCTGGGTTGCCTGTGCCAACGGCCACGCGGATTTCCCATTGCAGAACCTGCCGCTGGGCGTGTTCAGCACCCAGGGTTCGGCGCCGCGCAGCGGTGTGGCGATCGGCGAGCAGATTTTCGACCTCGAGGCAGCGCTCGACGCCGGCCTGTTTGACGGCGCGGCCCGCACGGCGGTGCAAGCCACCCGTGGCGGTCAGTTGAACGCCTTCTTCGAGCTCGGTCGGGGCCCCCGTGTTGCCCTGCGCGAGCGCTTGCTCGAACTGTTGGCCGAAGGCAGCACCCTGCGCGGCAAGATCGAAGCCCAGGGCGCCAAACTGCTGCACCTGGCCGCCGACTGCCAGATGCACCTGCCGGCCCGAATCAACGACTACACCGACTTCTACGTGGGCATCGAGCACGCGCAGAACGTCGGCAAACTGTTCCGTCCAGATAACCCGCTGCTGCCGAACTACAAGTACGTGCCTATTGGCTACCACGGCCGCGCGTCGACCATTCGCCCGTCCGGCACCGAGGTCCGTCGCCCGAAAGGCCAGACCCTGCCAGCCGGTCAGAGCGAGCCGACTTTCGGTCCGTGCGCGCGCCTGGACTATGAGCTGGAGCTGGGGATCTGGATCGGCCAGGGCAATGCCATGGGCGACTCGATTGCCATCGGCGACGCCGCTGAGCACATCGCCGGTTTCTGCCTGCTCAACGACTGGTCGGCACGCGATATCCAGGCCTGGGAGTACCAGCCACTGGGGCCGTTCCTGTCCAAAAGCTTCATCACCAGCATCTCGCCCTGGGTCGTCACCGCCGAGGCCCTGGAGCCTTTCCGTCTTGCCCAGCCGGCGCGTCCGCAGGGCGATCCGCAACCGCTGCCGTATCTGCTCGACAACCGCGACCAGGCCGCAGGCGCCTTTGATATCGAACTGGAAGTGTTGTTGCTGACCGAAGCCATGCGTGAGCAGAATCTGCCGGCGCACCGTCTGACCCTGAGCAACACCCAGCACATGTACTGGACCGTGGCGCAGATGGTCGCGCACCACAGCGTCAACGGCTGCCAGTTGCAGGCCGGCGACCTGTTCGGTTCGGGTACCTTGTCGGGGCCTGAGAGCGGTCAGTTCGGCAGCCTGCTGGAAATCACCGAGGGCGGTAAAAAGCCGATCGAGCTGGCGTCCGGCGAAGTGCGCAAGTTCCTTGAGGACGGCGACGAAATCATCCTGCGCGCGCGTTGCAGCCGTGACGGTTTTGCGTCCATCGGCTTCGGCGAATGCCGGGGCAAGATCCTGCCAGCGCGCTGA
- the maiA gene encoding maleylacetoacetate isomerase — MELFTYYRSTSSFRVRIALALKGLDYQALAVNLIGPQGGEHRQPAYLQINPQGRVPALRTDQGELLIQSPAIIEYLEEAYPQVPLLSGDLAQRAHERAVAALIGCDIHPLHNVSVLNKLRQLGHDEPQVVEWIGHWISQGLAAVEQLIGDAGYCFGSAPGLADVYLIPQLYAAERFNLSLEAYPRIRRVAALAALHPAFIQAHPANQPDTP, encoded by the coding sequence ATGGAGCTCTTTACCTACTACCGCTCGACCTCGTCGTTCCGGGTGCGCATTGCCCTGGCACTCAAGGGCCTGGATTACCAGGCGCTGGCGGTCAACCTGATCGGCCCACAAGGTGGTGAACACCGTCAGCCGGCCTACTTGCAGATCAACCCGCAAGGCCGGGTGCCGGCCTTGCGCACCGATCAAGGCGAGTTGCTGATCCAGTCACCGGCGATCATCGAGTACCTGGAAGAAGCTTATCCACAGGTGCCGCTACTGTCCGGCGACCTCGCCCAGCGTGCGCACGAGCGTGCGGTGGCGGCGTTGATTGGCTGCGACATTCATCCACTGCACAACGTCAGCGTGCTCAACAAGCTGCGTCAGCTGGGCCACGACGAGCCGCAGGTGGTGGAGTGGATCGGCCACTGGATCAGCCAGGGGCTGGCGGCCGTCGAGCAGTTGATCGGCGACGCGGGCTACTGCTTTGGCAGCGCACCGGGGCTGGCGGATGTGTACCTGATCCCTCAGCTGTATGCAGCCGAGCGTTTCAACTTAAGCCTTGAAGCCTATCCACGGATTCGCCGGGTCGCCGCGCTGGCAGCCCTACACCCGGCGTTCATCCAGGCCCATCCGGCCAATCAGCCGGATACTCCGTAA
- a CDS encoding class I SAM-dependent methyltransferase, with the protein MHLPSPAERFLEDFHQRRPGTTSVAFAHLCSEQHASSYAALAATLPSSSASLSVLDLACGNGYLLELLEQLYPQRLQLTGVDLSQAELDEARARLPASVSLIKERAQALSLGTASVDVVVSHLALMLMDDIEQVLSEIRRVLRKDGKVATIVGRGFLLGAVGEAYLQVFRQVAQQDALAHLPMGDPRMRTEEGWRALFSVDFEQVTVQDIDVAWQPDFAELWQSLSATYDVDRLTPAARVQLQERFKTAIDHLPHTDGTFATGWGLRLIQAHPRQY; encoded by the coding sequence ATGCACTTACCTTCACCTGCGGAACGTTTCCTGGAAGATTTCCACCAGCGCCGACCTGGCACCACCAGCGTCGCGTTTGCCCACTTGTGCAGCGAACAGCATGCATCGTCTTACGCCGCGCTGGCAGCCACCCTACCGAGCTCGTCCGCCAGCCTGAGCGTACTGGACCTGGCGTGCGGCAACGGCTATCTGCTGGAACTGCTCGAGCAACTTTATCCGCAACGACTGCAGTTGACCGGCGTCGACCTCAGCCAGGCTGAATTGGACGAAGCCCGCGCGCGTTTGCCCGCCAGTGTCAGCCTGATCAAGGAGCGGGCACAGGCGCTGTCGCTCGGCACGGCAAGTGTCGACGTGGTGGTGTCGCATCTGGCACTGATGTTGATGGACGACATTGAGCAAGTGCTCAGTGAAATACGCCGCGTGCTGCGCAAGGATGGCAAGGTTGCGACGATCGTTGGCCGGGGGTTTCTGTTGGGTGCGGTGGGCGAGGCGTATCTGCAGGTATTTCGCCAGGTGGCGCAGCAGGACGCCTTGGCGCATTTACCGATGGGTGATCCGCGCATGCGTACCGAGGAGGGTTGGCGAGCGCTGTTCAGCGTCGACTTCGAGCAGGTGACGGTGCAAGACATCGATGTGGCTTGGCAGCCCGACTTCGCCGAGCTCTGGCAATCACTCAGCGCCACCTACGACGTCGACCGGCTGACACCCGCCGCCCGCGTGCAATTGCAGGAGCGATTCAAAACCGCAATCGATCACCTGCCACACACCGACGGCACCTTCGCGACCGGCTGGGGGTTGCGCCTGATCCAGGCACACCCCCGCCAGTATTGA
- a CDS encoding SirB1 family protein — protein sequence MNPRHAFFACLQRSPPALFEAALWIAAEHDAQVQPPVLLEQFKDLLQRVSSGLPMLPVSELAQPLLRLLNDLGYQQDEATPLRPQAALLNKVLERRRGQPLALGLIALELARRLEIPMVGVNFPGHFLLRVPGADHLLDPCGGRRLYPNDCRELLQRQYGPNMPLNAEHLLTSEPLQMLQRLSRNLRQLYLANDDCIGALIDAERVLELGNANASDYLARASLYQRLDCPNAERFDLEHALLLSDDPIQRLRLTERLGHLPPNSIVH from the coding sequence ATGAACCCGCGCCACGCTTTTTTCGCCTGCCTGCAACGCTCGCCCCCGGCGCTTTTTGAAGCGGCGCTGTGGATCGCGGCCGAACACGATGCGCAGGTGCAACCGCCGGTATTGCTGGAACAGTTCAAGGATCTGCTGCAGCGGGTCAGCAGTGGCCTGCCGATGTTGCCGGTCAGCGAATTGGCGCAACCGCTGCTGCGCCTGCTCAACGACCTGGGTTACCAGCAGGACGAAGCCACCCCGTTGCGTCCACAGGCGGCCTTGCTCAACAAGGTCCTGGAGCGGCGCCGCGGGCAGCCGCTGGCGCTGGGCCTGATCGCCCTGGAACTGGCTCGCCGCCTGGAGATCCCCATGGTCGGGGTCAACTTCCCCGGACACTTCCTGCTACGGGTACCCGGCGCCGATCATCTGCTCGACCCCTGCGGCGGTCGACGCTTGTATCCCAACGATTGCCGGGAGCTGCTGCAACGCCAATATGGCCCGAACATGCCCCTCAACGCCGAGCACCTGCTGACCAGCGAGCCGCTGCAGATGCTCCAGCGCCTGTCACGCAACCTGCGCCAGTTGTACCTGGCCAACGACGACTGCATCGGCGCGCTGATCGATGCCGAGCGGGTGCTGGAACTGGGCAATGCCAACGCCAGCGACTACCTGGCCCGCGCCAGCCTCTACCAGCGCCTGGACTGCCCCAACGCCGAACGTTTCGACCTGGAGCACGCCCTGCTGCTCAGCGACGACCCGATCCAGCGCCTGCGCCTGACTGAACGCCTGGGGCATCTGCCACCCAACTCGATTGTGCATTGA
- a CDS encoding Leu/Phe/Val dehydrogenase: MFALMQSTRLESLHLSVDPTTGLKAVIAIHCSRLGPALGGCRYLAYPDDESAVTDAVRLAQGMSYKAALAGLPQGGGVAVIIRPPHVENRAALFEAFGRCVEQLDGRYITAIDSGTSVADMDCIAQQTQHVTSTTASGDPSPHAAMGVFTGIRATAMARLGSDNLEGLRVAIQGLGNVGFALAEQLHAAGAELLVSDIDPGKVQLAMEQLGAHPIANEALLSTPCDILAPCGLGGVLNSHSVAQLRCAAVAGSANNQLTNLSVADQLEGRGILYAPDYVINSGGLIYVVLKHRGDELSSITGHLSQIRSRLTEVFAHAQAEKRSPARVADELAERLLYR; encoded by the coding sequence ATGTTCGCTCTCATGCAAAGCACTCGCCTTGAATCTCTACACCTGAGCGTCGACCCGACCACCGGGTTGAAGGCCGTGATTGCCATTCATTGCAGCCGCCTGGGACCTGCCCTGGGTGGGTGCCGTTACCTTGCCTACCCCGACGATGAAAGCGCCGTGACGGATGCTGTGCGCCTGGCCCAGGGCATGAGCTATAAAGCGGCCCTGGCGGGCTTGCCCCAGGGTGGCGGAGTGGCGGTGATCATCCGCCCGCCGCATGTGGAAAACCGCGCGGCGCTGTTCGAGGCTTTCGGGCGCTGTGTCGAGCAACTCGATGGCCGCTACATCACCGCCATCGACAGCGGCACCTCGGTGGCTGACATGGACTGCATCGCCCAGCAAACCCAGCATGTCACCAGCACCACCGCCTCGGGCGACCCATCGCCACATGCAGCGATGGGGGTGTTCACCGGTATTCGAGCGACCGCCATGGCGCGCCTGGGCAGCGATAACCTGGAAGGCTTGCGCGTTGCGATCCAGGGCCTGGGCAATGTCGGTTTCGCCCTGGCTGAGCAACTGCATGCCGCGGGGGCCGAGTTGCTGGTCAGCGATATCGACCCGGGCAAGGTGCAACTGGCAATGGAGCAGTTGGGCGCCCATCCGATTGCCAACGAGGCACTGCTCAGCACCCCCTGCGACATCCTTGCGCCCTGCGGCCTGGGCGGGGTACTCAACAGCCACAGCGTGGCGCAGTTACGCTGTGCGGCGGTGGCCGGTTCGGCCAACAACCAGTTGACCAACCTCAGCGTCGCCGACCAACTGGAGGGGCGTGGCATCCTCTATGCGCCGGACTATGTGATCAACTCCGGTGGGCTGATCTACGTGGTGCTCAAGCACCGCGGCGATGAGTTGTCGAGCATCACCGGGCATCTGTCGCAAATCAGATCGCGCCTGACTGAAGTCTTCGCCCATGCCCAGGCGGAAAAACGCTCGCCAGCGCGGGTGGCGGACGAACTGGCGGAACGCCTGCTTTATCGCTGA